Proteins co-encoded in one Spirosoma endbachense genomic window:
- a CDS encoding M16 family metallopeptidase, whose product MQTSLLHAGQSLSVCLLTGLLTIALLLGNGLTTLAQNNSTTLPEGITKVATVEGITEYQLKNGLRVLLFPDPSKATITVNITYLVGSRHEGLGETGMAHLLEHMVFKGSTKHKNVPQELTEHGSWPNGTTWYDRTNYFETFSATDDNLKWALDLESDRMINSFIKKEDLETEFTVVRNEFEMGENSPQYVLMERVLSSAYLWHNYGKSTIGSKEDIERVPIENLKAFYQKYYQPDNAILLVAGKFDELKTMALVDQYFSPIPKPTRLLNQPYTVEPTQDGERIVTLKRVGDTQGVAAAYHTPAGTHPDYPVLDVLMDVLTNEPSGRLYKALIENKKAAFQYGWTPALHDPGFAYFYAEVRKENSLDSARNVMMSTLDEVTRQAPTPEEVERAKTKILSGIELMFKQVDRVGLQLSEYMAAGDWRLVFLYRDAIRKVTPADVQRVAQAYLKPSNRTVGLFLPDQKPDRAEITAAPDIMSLVKDYKGEQMVAAGEAFDASPANIDTRTKRGQEANGLKYALLPKSTRGNSVNMQIQLRMGDETSLANKMTAAGFTASMLERGTKTRSYQQIKDELDKLKTRAYVYSSGQSAIVSIETSKENLPAVMKIVTDYLRNPTFPEAEFNKLKEERLAQIESQKQEPQSIAFNVAERTMNPYPKGHVWYTKTFDEDIDDIKKLTINDVRQFYKDYYGTQNAVVSAVGAFDEAMIRTILKNDLGKWKAAKPFTRVPLQLFADLKNKTESIQTNDKANAMLVTGMKFPMRDDDPDYPALYMANYILGDGFLNSRLATRIRQKEGVSYGVGSYVYADDNDKVANFGSYAIYNPENSERLEKAYKEEVEKLVKDGITAEELKAAKTAVLQNNQVERSQDGSLTRKWAQYLTKAEGRTFAYDTELEKRIQSLTPEQVNSVVKKYIDYNKLTIIKAGDFEKAAKKATEKAKTQPASAVGGSKND is encoded by the coding sequence ATGCAAACTTCCCTACTCCATGCTGGACAGAGTCTGTCCGTCTGTTTGCTAACAGGCTTATTGACAATCGCTTTACTCCTTGGTAACGGATTAACAACCCTTGCGCAGAACAACTCGACAACCTTGCCGGAAGGCATCACGAAAGTAGCAACCGTTGAGGGCATTACTGAGTATCAGCTAAAAAATGGCCTGCGGGTTCTACTCTTCCCCGACCCTTCCAAAGCAACCATCACGGTCAATATCACCTATCTGGTGGGCTCACGGCATGAGGGTCTGGGCGAAACCGGCATGGCCCACCTGCTCGAACATATGGTCTTTAAAGGCTCAACGAAGCACAAGAATGTTCCGCAGGAGTTGACCGAACACGGCTCATGGCCCAATGGTACGACCTGGTATGACCGCACGAATTATTTCGAGACATTTTCAGCAACAGACGACAATCTGAAGTGGGCCCTGGACCTTGAATCGGATCGAATGATTAATAGTTTCATCAAAAAAGAGGACCTCGAAACCGAATTTACAGTTGTGCGTAACGAGTTCGAAATGGGCGAAAACTCACCCCAGTACGTGCTTATGGAACGCGTTCTGTCGTCGGCTTATCTGTGGCACAATTATGGCAAATCGACTATCGGCTCTAAAGAAGACATCGAACGGGTACCCATTGAGAACCTGAAAGCATTCTACCAGAAATATTACCAGCCCGACAACGCTATTCTGCTGGTAGCCGGAAAATTCGACGAGTTGAAAACTATGGCATTGGTCGATCAATATTTCAGTCCTATTCCCAAACCGACGCGTTTACTCAATCAACCCTATACGGTTGAGCCAACTCAGGATGGCGAACGGATCGTTACCCTCAAACGCGTAGGCGATACGCAGGGCGTTGCGGCTGCCTACCACACGCCAGCCGGTACGCATCCCGACTATCCGGTTCTGGATGTGCTGATGGATGTTCTGACGAATGAACCATCGGGCCGGCTCTATAAAGCGCTGATTGAAAACAAGAAAGCAGCTTTCCAGTATGGCTGGACACCAGCCCTGCATGATCCCGGATTTGCTTACTTCTATGCCGAAGTACGAAAGGAGAACTCGCTGGATTCCGCCCGCAATGTCATGATGAGTACGCTCGATGAAGTGACTCGTCAGGCACCCACGCCCGAAGAAGTAGAACGTGCCAAAACCAAAATTCTGAGCGGTATTGAATTAATGTTCAAGCAGGTAGACCGCGTTGGACTTCAACTCAGCGAATACATGGCAGCGGGCGACTGGCGACTGGTGTTTCTATACCGGGATGCCATTCGTAAAGTCACACCGGCCGATGTTCAACGTGTGGCGCAGGCATATCTGAAACCCTCAAATCGAACGGTTGGCCTGTTTTTACCCGATCAGAAACCCGACAGAGCCGAAATTACAGCAGCACCCGACATTATGTCGCTGGTCAAAGACTATAAAGGGGAGCAGATGGTAGCCGCCGGAGAAGCCTTCGATGCCTCGCCTGCCAACATCGACACCCGCACTAAACGGGGTCAGGAAGCGAACGGGTTGAAGTATGCATTACTCCCTAAAAGCACACGGGGCAATTCGGTAAACATGCAGATTCAGCTCCGTATGGGCGACGAAACGAGCTTGGCCAATAAAATGACCGCGGCTGGGTTTACAGCATCCATGCTTGAACGAGGCACAAAAACCCGGAGCTATCAGCAGATTAAAGATGAACTGGATAAGCTAAAAACAAGGGCGTATGTTTATTCATCCGGTCAAAGCGCCATTGTCAGCATCGAAACATCGAAAGAAAACTTGCCCGCCGTCATGAAGATCGTGACCGACTATCTGCGCAATCCGACTTTCCCGGAAGCCGAATTCAATAAGCTGAAAGAAGAACGGCTTGCCCAGATTGAGTCGCAGAAACAAGAGCCACAGTCTATTGCGTTCAACGTGGCAGAGCGGACAATGAATCCATATCCTAAAGGTCATGTCTGGTATACAAAGACCTTCGACGAAGATATCGACGACATCAAAAAGCTGACTATCAACGATGTGCGCCAATTTTATAAGGATTATTATGGCACCCAGAACGCTGTTGTATCTGCTGTTGGTGCGTTCGATGAGGCAATGATACGAACTATCCTGAAAAATGATCTGGGCAAATGGAAAGCAGCGAAACCCTTTACCCGAGTGCCTTTACAGCTCTTCGCTGATCTGAAAAATAAAACGGAGTCGATTCAGACGAATGACAAGGCCAATGCTATGCTGGTGACCGGGATGAAGTTCCCGATGCGCGACGATGACCCCGACTACCCGGCTCTTTACATGGCTAACTACATTCTGGGTGATGGTTTTCTGAATTCCCGCCTGGCAACCCGGATTCGGCAAAAAGAAGGTGTCAGTTATGGAGTCGGCTCGTATGTCTACGCTGATGATAATGACAAAGTAGCCAATTTCGGATCGTACGCCATTTATAATCCTGAAAATTCGGAACGGCTCGAAAAAGCCTATAAAGAGGAAGTTGAGAAACTTGTTAAGGATGGAATTACGGCGGAAGAACTGAAAGCGGCCAAAACTGCTGTTTTACAGAACAATCAGGTCGAACGTTCGCAGGATGGATCGCTGACCCGGAAATGGGCGCAATACCTCACCAAAGCGGAAGGTCGAACATTTGCCTATGATACCGAACTGGAAAAACGGATTCAGTCATTGACTCCCGAACAGGTTAATTCGGTTGTCAAAAAATACATCGACTATAACAAACTGACCATAATAAAAGCGGGCGATTTTGAAAAAGCCGCTAAAAAGGCAACTGAAAAAGCAAAAACGCAACCCGCTTCGGCAGTAGGTGGCAGTAAGAATGATTAA
- a CDS encoding LytR/AlgR family response regulator transcription factor, whose product MTILLIEDEPLIARQLQKLVRQLEPGATIEGPLASVQSICDFLSSHKSPDLVIADIQLSDGVSFEAFRQADLNAPVIFTTAYDEYAIRAFKLNSIDYLLKPIDPDELKAALAKYHRWVASSAELGDQFRQFLAHITEKQASPFYKRRFTGHYLRQIVSVPQEQVAYFLRDEVIYLVNMAGQKLITDYKTLDELEELVDPGCFFRASRQCLLSLNAVSGYRSHYSGKLQVQLNTPNDTLDLMVSKEKSALFRQWFEG is encoded by the coding sequence ATGACGATCCTCCTGATTGAAGACGAACCCCTCATTGCCAGGCAGCTACAGAAGCTGGTTCGTCAACTGGAACCTGGAGCAACCATTGAAGGGCCACTTGCCAGTGTGCAAAGCATTTGTGATTTTCTGAGCAGCCATAAATCACCGGACCTGGTCATTGCCGATATTCAACTCTCCGATGGTGTGAGTTTCGAAGCATTCCGACAAGCTGATCTGAACGCACCGGTTATCTTCACAACGGCCTACGATGAATATGCCATCCGCGCTTTCAAATTGAACAGTATCGATTATCTGCTCAAACCCATCGACCCCGATGAGTTGAAAGCAGCACTGGCGAAGTATCATCGATGGGTAGCGAGTAGTGCTGAATTGGGCGATCAGTTCAGGCAATTTCTGGCTCACATTACCGAAAAACAAGCATCACCGTTCTATAAACGTCGATTCACGGGCCATTACCTCCGCCAGATTGTATCCGTTCCGCAGGAGCAGGTAGCGTATTTTCTCCGCGACGAGGTAATTTATCTGGTCAATATGGCCGGTCAGAAATTGATTACCGATTATAAAACGCTTGATGAACTGGAAGAACTCGTTGATCCAGGTTGTTTTTTTCGGGCCAGCCGGCAGTGTCTCCTCAGTCTAAATGCCGTTTCGGGCTACCGTTCACATTACAGTGGCAAGCTACAAGTACAACTCAATACGCCGAATGATACACTGGACTTAATGGTCAGCAAAGAGAAATCGGCCCTGTTCCGGCAATGGTTTGAGGGCTAG
- a CDS encoding efflux RND transporter periplasmic adaptor subunit gives MIDFMKSIGSQVYIFLSAALIGSVLAGLSSCQSSDSATAETQTSGQDSTQQADSGKSAGPVRISLTQAQYNVADIQVGQPTFQTLSTTLKVNGVIDVPAQNQVSVSVPVGGYIRKINLEPGMRVKKGETLVVLENPDYVQLQQDYLDTKAKLDYADLEFARQQELSRENVNALKVFQQTRSTRQSLQAQLAGLTQRLTMLGINPQQITPANLSRTIAVPSPVSGFITEVPVNNGRFVNPADILVQITNVDHLHVQLTIFEKDISLIHAGQVVRFRMGGDVAGAETQLNHRATIFLIGKSIAADRTIQVLAHADGKDSDYTPGGYVTGLVDIKTQPMLALPEAAVLSYGGKSLIYILEDKQRKPTVYQFRQVEIKTGIRENGYIAITLPTDIDPKQTPIVVNGAYSLLSKLNNSEEE, from the coding sequence ATGATCGACTTTATGAAATCAATCGGTTCACAAGTTTATATATTTTTGAGTGCTGCGCTGATCGGTAGTGTTTTGGCTGGCTTATCTTCCTGCCAGTCGAGTGATTCGGCTACGGCGGAAACACAAACTTCAGGGCAGGATTCAACCCAGCAGGCCGATTCTGGTAAGTCAGCCGGACCCGTGCGTATTTCGCTGACGCAGGCTCAATACAACGTGGCTGATATTCAGGTAGGGCAACCGACTTTCCAGACACTGAGTACAACCCTCAAGGTAAATGGCGTGATCGATGTGCCTGCTCAAAATCAGGTGTCGGTATCGGTGCCAGTGGGAGGATATATCCGGAAGATTAATCTGGAACCAGGCATGCGGGTGAAGAAGGGCGAAACGCTGGTAGTTCTTGAAAATCCAGATTACGTTCAACTTCAGCAGGATTATCTGGACACAAAAGCTAAACTTGACTATGCAGACCTGGAGTTTGCCCGACAGCAGGAACTAAGCCGCGAAAATGTAAATGCGCTAAAAGTCTTTCAGCAGACCCGTTCGACGCGCCAGAGTTTGCAGGCACAACTGGCCGGACTGACTCAGCGACTAACCATGTTGGGGATTAATCCGCAGCAAATAACGCCCGCTAACCTATCGCGTACGATTGCTGTACCATCGCCAGTGTCAGGATTCATTACCGAGGTTCCCGTCAACAATGGCCGCTTTGTGAATCCCGCCGACATATTAGTACAAATTACAAATGTCGATCACTTACATGTTCAGTTGACTATTTTCGAGAAAGACATCAGCCTTATTCATGCCGGGCAGGTGGTGCGCTTCAGGATGGGGGGCGATGTGGCCGGAGCGGAGACGCAACTGAACCACCGGGCCACTATTTTTCTGATCGGCAAATCGATTGCCGCTGATCGGACAATTCAGGTGCTGGCTCATGCCGATGGTAAAGACAGTGATTATACGCCCGGCGGCTACGTGACCGGACTGGTCGATATTAAAACCCAGCCTATGCTGGCTTTGCCCGAAGCCGCAGTACTAAGTTATGGCGGTAAGTCTCTGATTTATATTCTGGAGGATAAACAGCGAAAACCCACTGTATATCAATTCCGTCAGGTGGAGATTAAAACGGGTATACGTGAAAATGGTTATATCGCGATTACACTACCTACTGATATCGACCCGAAACAAACACCAATCGTAGTCAACGGGGCTTATAGTTTATTGTCAAAACTGAACAATAGCGAAGAGGAATAA
- a CDS encoding M16 family metallopeptidase, giving the protein MQNNTLRSGRTPSGGKLSVWTRKGTLATALLVGSLTLSSAQDKPAAIALPEGVTKGASVEGITEYQFKNGLKVLLFPDASKPTVTVNITYLVGSRHEGLGETGMAHLLEHMVFKGSTKHTNIPQELTSHGARPNGTTWLDRTNYFETFAATDENLKWALDLEADRMVNSFIKKSDLETEFSVVRNEFEMRENSPQNVLNERVVSSAFLWHNYGKSTIGNRSDLEKVPIENLQAFYKKYYQPDNAVLVVAGKIDEGKTLQLVNEYFSAIPKPTRILQPTYSVEPTQDGEREVALRRVGDTKVVSALYHIMPSSHPDYPTMDVLTEVLTNEPSGRLYKALIETKKASQEYGYSFMTKDPGYVYFAAELLKESSLGDARKALLGTLDSVSIKAPTKDEVDRAKAKLLKDLEVSFKDVERLGRTLSEYIATGDWRLGFLYRDALEKVTPADVQRVAGFYFKPSNRTVGEFTPEPKPDRVDVPDAPDVDALVKNYKGRAAIASGEAFDPSPANIDGRTRRVEQPNTIELALLPKSTRGNEVNARLTLRYGDQKSLMNKSAISVFTASMLDKGTTTRTRQQIKDELDKLKAQVTMFGGGNQVNATIKTTKENLPAVLRLVSDMLKHPAFDPNEFEKLKQEQLAQIEAQRSEPQALAFTAFQRQMNPYPKEDIRYTSTPDEDVADVKAMKLDDLKQFHKDFYGAQNSTVAIVGDFDETPIRKVVMDELGSWKAKKPFSRLVTPFNDIKPTPQSIEAPDKANAFLVAGVNIPLRDDDPDYPALVMGNYILGGGFLNSRLAVRIRQKEGISYGVGSQLQANPLDKTGMFMTYAIYNPENAERLTKAFREELDKVVKDGFTAEELASAKSGYLQSRMVGRAQDPGLAGTLNSYLYLNRTMTWDADFEKKITSLTAEQINAAMKKHIDPAKISIIQAGDFAKAAKKLSEKQPASSVSGGSKN; this is encoded by the coding sequence ATGCAAAACAACACTTTACGCTCCGGACGGACACCATCTGGAGGAAAACTGTCTGTATGGACGAGAAAGGGAACCCTGGCGACCGCTTTACTGGTCGGTAGTCTGACCCTATCCTCCGCGCAGGACAAACCGGCAGCTATTGCCCTTCCCGAAGGTGTTACTAAAGGTGCTTCTGTTGAAGGCATCACGGAATATCAGTTCAAAAATGGCCTGAAAGTACTGTTATTCCCCGACGCATCGAAGCCAACCGTGACGGTCAATATCACCTATCTGGTGGGGTCACGTCACGAAGGACTGGGCGAAACCGGCATGGCCCACTTACTGGAGCACATGGTCTTTAAAGGATCGACCAAACACACCAACATCCCCCAGGAACTGACTTCGCACGGTGCGAGGCCAAACGGTACGACCTGGCTCGATCGCACGAATTACTTCGAGACGTTTGCCGCAACCGACGAAAACCTGAAATGGGCCCTCGACCTCGAAGCCGACCGGATGGTGAACTCGTTTATCAAGAAAAGCGATCTGGAAACCGAGTTTTCTGTGGTGCGTAATGAGTTCGAAATGCGCGAAAACTCCCCTCAGAATGTACTGAATGAGCGTGTTGTATCATCCGCGTTTCTGTGGCATAACTACGGAAAATCGACCATTGGTAACCGCTCCGACCTGGAGAAAGTACCCATTGAAAACCTTCAGGCTTTCTACAAGAAATATTACCAGCCCGATAATGCCGTACTGGTTGTAGCCGGGAAGATCGATGAAGGCAAAACCCTGCAACTCGTCAATGAGTATTTCAGTGCCATTCCCAAGCCAACACGCATTCTTCAGCCAACCTATAGCGTTGAACCAACCCAGGATGGCGAGCGGGAAGTAGCGCTTCGGCGCGTGGGTGACACGAAAGTTGTATCGGCGCTGTACCACATCATGCCAAGTTCGCATCCAGATTATCCAACTATGGATGTTCTGACCGAAGTGCTGACCAATGAACCCAGTGGACGACTCTACAAAGCCCTGATCGAGACAAAAAAAGCGTCGCAGGAATACGGCTATTCGTTCATGACCAAAGATCCGGGGTACGTGTATTTTGCCGCCGAACTACTCAAGGAAAGCTCACTTGGCGACGCCCGGAAAGCGCTTCTCGGTACGCTCGATTCGGTTTCGATCAAGGCCCCAACGAAAGATGAAGTCGATCGCGCTAAAGCCAAGCTCCTGAAAGATCTTGAAGTAAGCTTTAAAGACGTTGAACGGTTAGGGCGTACGTTGAGTGAATACATCGCTACTGGCGATTGGCGGTTAGGCTTCCTCTACCGGGATGCCCTCGAAAAAGTAACGCCTGCCGATGTACAGCGCGTCGCTGGCTTCTACTTCAAACCATCGAACCGTACGGTAGGCGAGTTTACTCCGGAGCCGAAACCCGATCGTGTTGATGTGCCAGATGCGCCGGATGTCGATGCTTTAGTCAAAAATTACAAAGGTCGGGCGGCTATTGCCAGCGGTGAAGCGTTCGACCCGTCACCGGCTAACATCGACGGCCGGACCCGTCGCGTAGAGCAACCCAATACCATCGAACTAGCCTTATTGCCTAAATCAACGCGTGGCAATGAAGTGAACGCCCGGCTAACCCTTCGGTATGGCGATCAGAAAAGCCTGATGAACAAAAGTGCTATTTCGGTTTTCACAGCATCCATGCTCGATAAAGGCACTACGACCCGCACGCGTCAGCAAATTAAGGATGAACTCGATAAACTGAAGGCTCAGGTTACTATGTTTGGTGGTGGTAATCAGGTCAATGCAACCATAAAAACCACGAAGGAAAACCTCCCGGCCGTGTTGCGACTTGTAAGCGATATGCTGAAACACCCTGCCTTCGATCCCAACGAGTTCGAAAAGCTGAAACAGGAACAGCTGGCACAAATTGAAGCGCAACGTTCAGAACCTCAGGCACTGGCGTTTACCGCATTTCAGCGCCAGATGAATCCGTATCCCAAAGAAGATATCCGGTACACCTCAACGCCCGATGAAGATGTAGCCGACGTAAAAGCCATGAAACTCGATGATCTGAAGCAGTTTCACAAGGATTTTTACGGCGCACAGAACTCGACAGTAGCCATAGTTGGCGATTTTGACGAAACTCCGATTCGCAAAGTCGTCATGGATGAATTAGGTTCCTGGAAAGCGAAAAAGCCGTTTAGCCGGCTGGTGACACCGTTCAACGATATCAAGCCTACTCCGCAATCCATCGAAGCTCCGGATAAAGCGAATGCATTTCTCGTAGCAGGTGTCAACATTCCGCTGCGCGACGATGATCCCGATTATCCGGCACTGGTGATGGGCAATTATATTCTGGGGGGCGGATTTCTAAATTCCCGGCTGGCCGTTCGTATCCGTCAGAAAGAAGGTATTAGCTATGGCGTTGGCTCACAGCTTCAGGCAAACCCACTCGATAAAACGGGAATGTTTATGACCTATGCTATCTACAATCCCGAAAATGCCGAGCGTCTGACCAAAGCATTCCGGGAGGAATTAGATAAAGTGGTAAAAGATGGCTTTACGGCCGAAGAACTGGCCTCCGCCAAGTCAGGTTATCTGCAATCGCGGATGGTTGGACGGGCGCAGGACCCAGGTCTGGCCGGTACGCTCAATAGCTACCTGTATCTGAATCGTACGATGACGTGGGATGCCGATTTTGAGAAGAAAATCACTTCATTGACCGCTGAGCAGATAAATGCGGCCATGAAAAAACATATCGACCCCGCCAAGATTTCGATCATCCAGGCTGGTGATTTCGCCAAAGCCGCCAAGAAACTTTCTGAGAAGCAGCCAGCTTCATCGGTGAGCGGTGGATCAAAAAATTAA
- a CDS encoding leucine-rich repeat domain-containing protein — translation MKKLLLFLLFGGFALSGWAQVNVIFLRDTTRLNLSVTDLKKKYPYALNRVIVKSGASSEEKGAFATQSKLFMETINSRYQQFFTFTESNKKRLPVLGVMLQTEEFIRPDGTYEWVLCSFKGRDLTNEQEGKLIQIIAEWYNQHPFPLKTQTGFHWGGMTMLGNIPQKRTVRRGAGIISTLEAAEKTTRPDTVKMLAFNQLDLIAVPEIVYRFSKLEELDLSKNALHELPARLTADIPTLKRLSLLYNVIPDDSVFITRNKHLQALNLQGNRLTQVPPSIRKNRRLESLWLGNNKLKELDGKTLRRLHRLNDLNLYNAGLTQLPKTIGKLKHVRVMDLYYNKLTELPRQIGRMKRLEQLAVAHNDLKELPLSLTKLRRLQVLYAHHNRISQLPDSYQKMTYLTILDLGYNWFSVAPEVLAALPSLEELDLSNNNLQELPRSLGESKRLKKLYLRSNPLSGANAKSGPYAPIIQQLEANQTEVFY, via the coding sequence ATGAAAAAGCTACTTCTCTTTCTGTTGTTTGGCGGTTTTGCACTATCCGGATGGGCGCAGGTAAACGTGATTTTTTTACGCGATACAACCCGGCTAAACCTATCAGTGACTGACCTGAAAAAAAAATATCCATATGCCCTGAACCGCGTTATCGTGAAATCGGGCGCATCGTCGGAGGAAAAAGGGGCCTTTGCCACTCAGTCTAAACTGTTCATGGAAACAATCAATAGCAGGTATCAACAGTTTTTCACCTTTACAGAAAGCAACAAAAAACGGTTGCCAGTACTGGGAGTAATGCTCCAAACCGAGGAATTTATTCGGCCTGATGGCACCTACGAATGGGTATTATGCTCATTTAAAGGACGTGATTTAACGAATGAACAAGAGGGCAAGCTGATACAAATCATTGCCGAATGGTACAATCAGCATCCTTTTCCGTTGAAAACGCAAACTGGTTTTCATTGGGGAGGTATGACTATGCTTGGCAATATTCCTCAAAAACGCACCGTTCGGCGGGGTGCAGGCATTATCAGTACGCTGGAAGCGGCCGAAAAAACAACCCGGCCCGATACCGTAAAAATGCTCGCCTTTAATCAACTGGATTTGATCGCCGTACCCGAAATCGTCTATCGGTTTTCAAAGCTGGAAGAACTGGATTTATCGAAAAACGCACTTCATGAATTACCCGCCCGGCTAACTGCCGACATTCCAACGCTCAAACGACTGAGCCTGCTATACAACGTCATTCCCGACGACAGTGTATTTATTACCCGCAATAAGCATCTTCAGGCGTTGAACTTGCAGGGAAATCGGTTGACCCAGGTGCCACCGTCTATCCGAAAGAACCGCCGTCTGGAAAGTTTATGGCTGGGGAATAATAAACTGAAAGAACTGGATGGCAAAACGCTACGTCGTCTTCACCGGCTCAACGACCTGAATCTATATAACGCTGGGCTGACTCAACTCCCCAAAACCATCGGGAAGCTCAAGCATGTTCGGGTTATGGATTTGTATTACAACAAATTAACTGAACTCCCCCGCCAGATCGGCCGAATGAAGCGGCTTGAGCAGTTGGCCGTTGCTCACAATGATCTGAAGGAATTACCCCTATCGCTGACCAAGCTTCGCCGATTACAGGTTTTATACGCACACCACAACCGGATTAGCCAATTGCCTGATTCGTATCAGAAAATGACCTATTTAACGATACTCGATCTTGGCTACAATTGGTTTTCGGTGGCTCCCGAGGTGTTGGCCGCTCTACCTTCTCTGGAAGAACTTGACCTGAGCAATAATAATTTACAGGAGTTACCCCGCTCATTGGGCGAGTCAAAACGATTGAAGAAATTGTATTTACGATCAAATCCGCTCTCTGGTGCTAATGCAAAATCGGGGCCATATGCGCCGATCATCCAGCAATTGGAAGCCAATCAAACCGAGGTATTTTACTAA
- a CDS encoding sensor histidine kinase, protein MKIKFNLYVELLLLWTSLGGVIARQWMIPNITWQLQLILFLATYLLFNTIWIFHYVFNEWLNRRLPFEKNIRWRIIVQVLGGWSIVKTIVIIVGYLVTTQLLTPVLSMMNKFTFIIIGLLIFLVNTVICLGFMASHLLKRWQENTVRTAQLEKEKVQVQLDSLKNQISPHFLFNSLSSLDSLIDDNPVLARQFLQQLSKVFRYVIQHKDKALVPLETELAFIKNYTSLLQTRFDGAFIVHSQINKDSLDQQIVPVTLQILIENAIKHNSISESHPLVITIATKDGYLAISNPIQRKRQVETSNGQGLENLKLLYSYLSSRPVEIDSDSTFFCVRVPLLSVE, encoded by the coding sequence ATGAAAATAAAATTTAATCTATATGTCGAACTCCTATTGCTGTGGACTTCTCTGGGGGGAGTTATAGCTCGGCAATGGATGATTCCCAACATTACCTGGCAGCTTCAGCTCATACTTTTTCTGGCCACTTACCTGCTTTTCAATACGATCTGGATTTTCCACTACGTCTTTAATGAGTGGCTGAACAGGCGCTTACCGTTTGAGAAAAACATTCGCTGGCGAATAATAGTCCAGGTATTGGGCGGCTGGAGCATTGTAAAGACGATTGTTATTATCGTCGGGTACCTGGTAACGACACAATTGCTTACCCCCGTACTGTCCATGATGAACAAGTTCACGTTCATTATCATTGGCCTCCTGATCTTTCTGGTCAATACGGTTATCTGTTTAGGATTTATGGCCAGCCATTTGCTAAAACGCTGGCAGGAAAACACGGTGCGAACGGCTCAATTAGAAAAGGAAAAAGTGCAGGTTCAGTTAGACAGTTTGAAAAACCAGATCAGTCCCCATTTTCTGTTCAACAGCCTCTCATCGCTGGATAGTCTGATTGATGATAATCCTGTGCTGGCCCGGCAGTTTCTGCAACAACTGTCGAAAGTGTTTCGGTATGTTATCCAGCATAAAGATAAAGCGCTGGTACCTCTGGAAACCGAATTGGCGTTCATCAAAAACTACACGTCTTTATTGCAGACCCGATTTGATGGCGCATTTATCGTTCATAGTCAGATAAACAAAGATTCACTGGATCAACAGATTGTACCCGTTACGCTTCAGATTCTGATCGAAAATGCGATCAAACACAACAGCATCAGTGAATCTCATCCGCTTGTTATTACAATCGCGACGAAGGATGGTTACCTTGCTATTTCAAATCCAATTCAGCGCAAACGGCAGGTCGAAACGTCCAATGGACAGGGGCTCGAAAACCTGAAATTGCTGTATAGTTACCTGAGCTCCCGCCCGGTTGAAATAGACAGCGACAGCACATTTTTTTGCGTACGTGTGCCGCTGCTGTCAGTAGAATAG
- a CDS encoding DoxX family membrane protein, translated as MTIPLNLSMKFLLKDQYWPYFLLSARVLLAWTLFHYGWAKLTGSQFGVDEKTMNLPLKEVGLFRLSWYLADHQPFKAFIGISQIGVSLLLVFNRTAIIGAFASIPIWLNILMWDITFMEGMTTAFTFRLSFYLLLTGLILYQSGNKVLPALQSLTENKSSIAYPYWVYLTLPVAAICLEVLGAIPNAILSYAGLLGK; from the coding sequence ATGACTATACCGCTGAATTTGAGCATGAAATTCTTACTAAAAGATCAGTATTGGCCTTACTTTCTCCTATCAGCCAGAGTGCTATTAGCCTGGACGCTGTTTCACTATGGTTGGGCCAAACTAACCGGCAGTCAGTTTGGAGTGGATGAGAAAACAATGAACTTACCTCTAAAAGAGGTTGGCTTGTTCCGGCTCTCCTGGTATTTGGCTGACCATCAGCCCTTCAAAGCATTTATCGGCATCTCCCAAATTGGTGTCTCTCTTTTATTGGTTTTTAACAGGACTGCTATCATTGGTGCTTTTGCCTCCATTCCTATTTGGCTCAACATTCTGATGTGGGATATAACATTTATGGAAGGAATGACCACGGCATTTACCTTTCGCCTGTCATTTTACCTGCTGCTAACTGGGCTGATTCTTTATCAGTCTGGAAATAAAGTCTTACCCGCCTTGCAGAGCTTAACAGAAAATAAATCTTCTATAGCTTACCCATATTGGGTATACTTGACCCTACCTGTAGCGGCCATTTGCCTTGAAGTTCTGGGTGCTATTCCTAACGCTATTTTATCGTATGCTGGACTTTTAGGGAAGTAA